The genomic DNA TCAAAACACCATGGAACCGGTGCCGCACAACTCCTCTTAACTGCGACTCTTACTGGTATTTCAGATCGTATCCGGCTCACGGTGAATGATCAGAATGCCCGCGCAATAGGCTTCTACCAACGTAATGGATTTTTGACAGTAGGAGAAACCAGTTTTCAATGCGGCGATGATGTCCACCGAGACTTGGTGATGGTACGTGAACTGTAGGTTGCGGTTTTTGCGTAAGCGTTCCGGGAAAACAGATTGCGAGACTCCTGCATTCAGGCGATCGGTGCCAAGTACCTAGGTCAGGTCGCCGGACGCTAACAATGAAAGGTCAAATCGAATGCAAACGCGTAGTCAACTGGAGTGCAACCTTGCGACAGGTAGGCGCCCGTCTAATTAGGCAAGGTGTGTGAGCGGATGCTTACTGCGGTTTGGCTCTGGCCGAGAAATTTCCGTTGGGTTTGAAGCATAGAAAGCGGGTCAAGTTGACCCGCTTTTTATGAGCAATTCAAAGCCGTTCAGGCTGCGTGATCACCGCTAACGCTCATTGGAGGCAATGTTAGCGTCGGCTCGGTCCCACCCCCCACCTAAGGCTCTAATCAGGCTCACCGTTGCAATGGCCTGAGTGCCCGTCAGACGGCTCAGTTGCAGTTCGGTTTGTAAGACCTGGCGCTGAGCATCGATAACTTCCAAATAGCTAATTTGCCCCTCTTCATACTGAGTTTTAGAAAGTCGCTCTGTCCGTCTTGATGCTGCAACAGCTTCGCTTTGATTACCTTTCTGATCATCGAGCAACCTCAGATCTGCAAGGTTGTCTTCTACCTCTCTAAAGGCCACCAATACTTGCTCCCGATACTTCGCAACCTGCTCGTCGTATCGAGCCCTTGCAGAGGCGAGATCTGCTTTCCTCCGACCACCATCAAATATCGGTAACGTCAGCGCCGTTCCCGCAAGGGGGCCTAGTAGAAAAGACCGAGTCGACCAGTCGAACAAATTCCCCAGCGATGACGACTCGAAGCCGGCGGCGGCATTTATGTTAAGCCGCGGGAAAAATGCTGATTTCGCCAATCCGATTTGTGCGTTAGCCGCGGCCATAGCTCTCTCGGCGGCAGCAATATCTGGACGGCGCTCCAGTAGGGCTGATGGTAACCCGATAGGCACCTGGGTCGCGATGGGCTCTATAGGTGAGTCAGGGAAGTCGAAGTCGGCAGGAGACTTACCCAACAACACTGCAAGACTATGTTCTGACGTCGCACGCAACCGTGCGATCCCTACCGAGTCCGCCCTCGCGGTCGATAGTTCGTTGCGCGCTCGCGAGAGGTCAAGTTCGCTTATGTCGCCCTCTTTGAATCGCCCCTCTACTAATTTCAGGGTGTTTTCACGCAGGGTGACCGTGCGACGAAATAGTCGAAGTTGGTTGTCGTACTCACGCAGCTCGAAATAATTTTTAGCCACGTCAGCTTGGAGGGCTAACAGCACAGAACGATACAGCGCCTCGTTCTGTGCTTGATTAGCGAGCGCGGT from Pseudomonas tolaasii NCPPB 2192 includes the following:
- a CDS encoding efflux transporter outer membrane subunit gives rise to the protein MIQLPKKSIFGLLTSSALLFLLSACSVEPTYNRPDVPTPQAFKEASAEQKQASLPKDSAWKNAEPADAEHRGEWWLVFGDPVLNDLERHAAEANQNLKAAAARVQQSRALTQSARAGWFPSLDAGFGPTRERLSPASQLLSDDASGSTQTLWRAQATASYEVDLFGKVDSQVNTALANQAQNEALYRSVLLALQADVAKNYFELREYDNQLRLFRRTVTLRENTLKLVEGRFKEGDISELDLSRARNELSTARADSVGIARLRATSEHSLAVLLGKSPADFDFPDSPIEPIATQVPIGLPSALLERRPDIAAAERAMAAANAQIGLAKSAFFPRLNINAAAGFESSSLGNLFDWSTRSFLLGPLAGTALTLPIFDGGRRKADLASARARYDEQVAKYREQVLVAFREVEDNLADLRLLDDQKGNQSEAVAASRRTERLSKTQYEEGQISYLEVIDAQRQVLQTELQLSRLTGTQAIATVSLIRALGGGWDRADANIASNER